In one window of Falco cherrug isolate bFalChe1 chromosome 10, bFalChe1.pri, whole genome shotgun sequence DNA:
- the LOC102048271 gene encoding bactericidal permeability-increasing protein — translation MGAQSLLVACGVLALCLALARATNPGFVVRITQAGLDYAHQHGITVLEKELAQLKLPDISGDFRIRHVGKVYYEISRLDLRSFNLPYSRISLVPNVGLQVSISNAFAELDGNWRIKLYFIRDHGSFDLKVENVYIKISLKLGSDAAGKPTVDTSDCSTRISKVRVHFSGKFGWLYNLFHSAIESRFRKILESKVCEMVATSVRNNLHPYVQTLPVTARIDAMAGIDYSLVAPPTATAQSLDADLKGEFFSLAHRSAVPFPPLPLAFPPDHDRMVYFGASSYFFNTASFTYHAAGALVFEITDSTIPKGVDLHLNTTTFSAFIPQLEKMYPDMPMKLRLSTPSAPFLNIGPEGLSLKPVVDIQAYAILPNTSLVPLFLLSLTSNVSAVVDVKSGHIVGSLKVGRMKLSVKNSDVGTFQVRMLQSIMNIFTSSILLPRLNARLEQGFPLPLPDRITLSNILVRFHQNFLLLGADVHYQPRGR, via the exons atGGGAGCACAGAGCCTGTTGGTGGCTTGCGGGGTCCTGGCTTTGTGCCTGGCACTCGCCAGGGCCACCAACCCTGGCTTCGTGGTGAGGATCACTCAGGCAGGCTTGGACTATG cccatcaGCATGGGATCACGgtcctggagaaggagctggcCCAGTTGAAGCTGCCGGACATCTCGGGTGACTTTCGCATCCGGCACGTGGGAAAGGTGTACTATGAGATCTCCAG gcTGGACCTTCGCAGTTTCAACTTGCCATACTCACGCATTTCCCTGGTCCCCAACGTGGGTCTGCAGGTCTCCATCTCCAACGCCTTCGCTGAGCTGGATGGAAACTGGCGGATCAAGTTATACTTCAT ccgGGACCATGGCTCATTTGACCTGAAGGTGGAGAATGTCTATATCAAGATCAGCCTGAAGCTGGGTAGCGACGCTGCTGGGAAACCCACCGTTGACACCTCTGACTGCAGTACCCGCATCTCCAAAGTCCGGGTACACTTCTCGGGCAAGTTTGG ATGGCTTTACAACCTCTTCCATAGCGCTATTGAGTCCAGATTCCGGAAGATCTTGGAGAGCAAG GTCTGTGAGATGGTGGCCACGTCTGTGCGCAACAATCTCCACCCTTACGTCCAGACCCTGCCAG TCACAGCCAGAATAGATGCCATGGCTGGGATCGATTACTCCTTGGTGGCACCCCCAACTGCTACCGCGCAGTCCCTGGATGCGGACTTGAAG ggTGAATTCTTCTCCCTGGCCCACCGCTCTGCTGTCCCCTTCCCTCCGCTGCCACTGGCCTTCCCCCCGGATCACGACCGCATGGTTTACTTTGGGGCCTCCAGCTACTTTTTCAACACAGCCAGCTTCACCTACCATGCCGCCGGGGCACTGGTCTTCGAAATCACGGACTCCACG ATCCCGAAGGGCGTTGACCTCCACTTGAACACCACCACCTTCTCAGCCTTTATTCCCCAG ctcgAGAAGATGTACCCAGACATGCCGATGAAGCTCAGGCTGTCCACCCCCTCTGCCCCATTCCTGAACATTGGACCAGAGGGGCTCTCGCTCAAGCCTGTTGTGGATATCCAGGCTTACGCCATCCTTCCCAACACCAGCCTggttcctctcttcctcctcagccTG ACAAGCAACGTGTCTGCTGTGGTCGACGTGAAATCTGGCCACATAGTTGGGAGCTTGAAGGTGGGCAG GATGAAGCTCTCTGTGAAGAATTCAGATGTTGGCACTTTCCAG GTGCGAATGCTGCAGTCCATAATGAACATCTTCACTTCCAGTATCCTGCTCCCACGTCTTAATG